The Kordia sp. SMS9 genome window below encodes:
- a CDS encoding TonB-dependent receptor has translation MSTFLFAQEKFSVSGTIKDQKNGETLFGATVYLKGTTNGTVTNEYGFYSITASEGTYTLVVSFLGYENVTKEITLNADQTLNFEIAEASTSLDTVVIEAEESERVSIRKPQMSVSKLNAATIKQMPVVLGEVDVIKSIQLLPGVTNSGEGTAGFNVRGGAADQNLVLLDEAIIYNTSHFFGFFSVFNADAIKDIKLYKGDIPAKFGGRISSVLDVRQKDGNSKNLEVNGGVGIISSRLAVEGPMFNKKGSFLVAGRSSYAHLFMPLIEEIADDKISFYDLNLKTNYEINENNRIYLSGYFGRDIFDISQFIKNRYGNSSANLRWNHVFNEKLFSNLSLIYSKYDYEVILDFIKLDWVSDITNFNLKYDLRYYANNKLKLDFGVSGITYDFNPGEVRPSEPGSSINFRKLDQKRAFEGAAYISAEHELTDKLTAQYGMRFSVFSRLGGQAISNYANNQPVVYNEEIGIYEEGEEISTTEYSKSESIKTFANVEPRLGLSYQLNDNSSVKASYTRSVQYVHLLSNTISVTPLDVWTPSGEYIDPQKSNQYAVGYYRNFKDKKYSLEVEAYYKNVDNRIDYIDGSDLIGNNTIETEILNGEARAYGLELLFRKDKGKFKGWFAYTLSKSEQRALGGNAGGPGINRGDWYNTPFDRTHDISITGSYDFNEKWRFSANFAYQTGRPVTFPNGQYEYEGLSIASFDQRNANRLPDYHRLDLSATFTPTKNKNRRWQSEWVFGLYNAYARRNAASVSFTQDFNTGINEARRLSIFGSVIPSITYNFKF, from the coding sequence ATGTCTACATTTCTCTTTGCACAAGAAAAATTCAGCGTAAGCGGAACCATCAAAGACCAAAAAAACGGTGAAACACTCTTTGGAGCCACCGTCTATCTCAAAGGAACCACAAATGGAACCGTCACTAACGAATATGGTTTTTATTCCATAACAGCATCTGAAGGAACATATACCTTGGTGGTTTCGTTTTTAGGCTATGAAAATGTCACCAAAGAAATTACGCTCAATGCAGATCAAACGCTCAATTTTGAAATCGCAGAAGCATCCACTTCGTTAGATACGGTGGTCATAGAAGCGGAAGAATCAGAACGTGTCAGCATTCGAAAACCGCAAATGAGTGTCTCCAAACTCAACGCGGCAACCATCAAACAAATGCCCGTGGTTTTGGGAGAAGTAGACGTCATCAAATCCATTCAGTTGTTGCCAGGAGTGACCAATAGTGGAGAAGGAACTGCCGGATTCAACGTGCGTGGTGGTGCAGCCGATCAAAACTTAGTCTTGCTCGATGAAGCCATCATTTACAATACCTCACACTTTTTTGGGTTTTTCTCGGTGTTTAATGCAGATGCGATCAAAGATATCAAACTGTACAAAGGAGACATTCCCGCGAAATTTGGCGGACGAATTTCTTCGGTGTTAGACGTACGTCAGAAAGATGGAAACAGTAAAAATTTAGAAGTAAATGGCGGTGTCGGAATCATTTCGAGCCGTTTGGCGGTTGAAGGTCCGATGTTTAACAAAAAAGGATCTTTTTTAGTAGCGGGAAGAAGCTCGTATGCACATCTATTCATGCCATTAATTGAAGAAATTGCCGATGATAAAATTTCGTTCTACGATTTGAATTTGAAAACCAATTACGAAATCAACGAAAACAACCGAATCTATCTATCTGGATACTTTGGAAGAGACATTTTTGACATTTCACAATTCATCAAAAACCGCTATGGAAATTCGTCAGCAAACTTACGTTGGAATCATGTATTCAATGAAAAACTCTTCTCAAACCTATCACTAATCTATAGCAAATACGATTATGAAGTCATTCTCGATTTCATCAAACTCGATTGGGTTTCCGACATTACAAACTTCAACCTAAAATACGATTTACGTTACTACGCCAACAACAAATTAAAACTCGATTTTGGAGTTAGCGGAATTACCTATGATTTCAATCCTGGAGAAGTGCGTCCGTCAGAACCAGGTTCGTCCATCAACTTTCGAAAACTAGATCAAAAAAGAGCTTTTGAAGGCGCCGCATACATCAGCGCAGAACACGAATTGACAGACAAATTAACCGCACAATATGGAATGCGTTTTAGTGTATTCAGTCGTTTGGGCGGACAAGCCATTTCAAACTACGCCAACAATCAACCAGTCGTGTATAATGAAGAAATTGGTATTTACGAAGAAGGCGAGGAAATCAGTACTACGGAGTATTCAAAAAGTGAAAGTATTAAAACCTTTGCCAATGTTGAACCGCGTTTAGGACTGTCTTATCAATTAAATGACAATTCTTCTGTAAAGGCAAGTTACACACGCTCGGTGCAATACGTACACTTACTTTCCAACACGATTTCGGTAACGCCGTTAGATGTTTGGACACCAAGTGGCGAATACATTGATCCGCAAAAATCCAATCAATATGCCGTTGGATATTACCGAAATTTCAAAGACAAAAAATATTCGCTCGAAGTGGAAGCGTATTACAAAAACGTTGACAACCGCATTGATTATATCGACGGTTCCGATTTGATCGGAAATAACACTATTGAAACAGAAATCTTAAATGGAGAAGCACGCGCGTATGGTTTGGAGCTTTTATTCCGAAAAGACAAAGGAAAATTCAAAGGTTGGTTTGCCTATACACTTTCCAAGTCGGAGCAACGTGCGTTGGGCGGAAATGCGGGCGGACCAGGAATTAACCGCGGAGATTGGTACAATACACCTTTCGACAGAACGCATGATATTTCCATCACGGGAAGTTATGATTTCAATGAAAAATGGCGATTCAGCGCTAACTTTGCTTACCAAACTGGTCGTCCCGTAACCTTTCCAAACGGACAATACGAGTATGAAGGGTTGTCCATTGCCAGTTTCGATCAGCGAAATGCCAATCGTTTGCCAGATTACCATCGCTTAGACCTTTCTGCAACTTTTACACCAACTAAAAATAAAAACAGGCGTTGGCAAAGCGAATGGGTTTTTGGGTTGTATAACGCTTACGCGAGAAGAAACGCTGCTTCGGTATCATTCACGCAAGATTTTAACACAGGAATTAACGAAGCACGTAGACTTTCTATTTTCGGAAGTGTCATTCCATCTATTACGTACAATTTTAAATTTTAA
- a CDS encoding DUF4249 family protein produces MKKYIQLTFLFVLLIAFSSCDDPIDVDLEEAPPRLVIEASLDWEQGTAGNNQTVKLSTSTPFFDTNIDTSVTGASIKVTNDDTGAEFIFTDQNDGNYTTNNFVPILNNSYTLEVIYNGEVYNATETMTPITGINEVFQSLEGGFDEELLDVNITYNDPQEMGDFYMIRLQEVGDLFPIIETRSDEFTNGNVQDEFFEKDDDDDNPDNQFDPGDEVNIKLFGISERYYNYITLLVEQYDSSGNPFATTPAEIRGNCINLTNADNYAFGYFRVTQFDQVDYTFQ; encoded by the coding sequence ATGAAAAAATACATACAACTCACATTTTTATTTGTTCTCTTGATTGCTTTTAGTTCATGTGACGATCCTATTGATGTAGATTTGGAAGAAGCGCCACCGCGTTTGGTGATTGAAGCTTCTCTCGATTGGGAACAAGGAACAGCGGGAAACAACCAAACGGTAAAATTAAGCACGTCTACGCCGTTTTTTGATACTAATATTGACACGAGTGTAACTGGCGCAAGTATAAAGGTGACCAATGATGATACAGGTGCTGAATTCATTTTTACAGATCAAAATGATGGAAACTATACCACGAATAATTTTGTGCCAATTTTAAACAATTCATATACGTTGGAAGTGATTTATAATGGAGAAGTGTACAACGCTACGGAAACCATGACGCCAATTACAGGCATCAACGAAGTATTTCAGTCCTTAGAAGGCGGATTTGACGAAGAGTTGCTCGATGTAAATATCACCTACAATGATCCACAAGAAATGGGCGATTTTTATATGATTCGCTTGCAGGAAGTGGGCGATTTGTTTCCGATCATTGAAACGCGTTCGGACGAATTTACCAACGGAAATGTACAAGACGAATTCTTTGAAAAAGATGACGATGACGACAATCCCGACAATCAATTTGATCCAGGAGATGAAGTAAACATCAAACTTTTCGGAATTTCGGAACGCTACTACAATTACATAACTTTACTCGTAGAACAATATGATTCTTCAGGAAACCCATTTGCAACCACACCTGCGGAAATTCGTGGAAACTGTATCAATTTGACGAATGCTGATAACTATGCGTTTGGCTATTTCAGAGTCACACAATTTGATCAAGTAGATTATACGTTTCAGTAG
- a CDS encoding RNA polymerase sigma factor, translating to MTSEDKSVCESKHYESIFNTHAETLRNFVYYKCGSEQQAEDIVQEAFIKLWKNCAKIVFTKAKSYLFTVANNMFLNEVAHQKVVLKYKQQTKSKVSNETPEFILRQKEFQKKLQHTLAKLPDGQREVFLLNRIDKKTYAEIAEILGLSVKAIEKRMHKALVTLRKEIGNV from the coding sequence ATGACTTCGGAAGACAAATCCGTTTGCGAATCAAAACACTACGAAAGCATCTTTAATACACATGCCGAAACACTTCGGAATTTTGTGTATTACAAATGTGGAAGTGAACAGCAAGCAGAAGATATTGTGCAAGAAGCCTTCATTAAACTATGGAAAAACTGTGCGAAAATAGTATTCACAAAAGCCAAATCGTATTTGTTTACGGTAGCAAATAATATGTTTTTAAACGAAGTTGCACATCAAAAAGTCGTTTTAAAATACAAACAGCAAACGAAAAGCAAGGTTTCTAACGAAACACCAGAATTTATACTAAGACAAAAAGAATTTCAAAAAAAATTACAACACACGCTCGCAAAATTGCCAGACGGACAACGCGAAGTCTTTTTATTGAACAGAATTGACAAAAAAACCTATGCCGAAATTGCCGAAATATTAGGACTTTCTGTAAAAGCTATAGAAAAGCGAATGCACAAAGCCTTGGTAACCTTGCGAAAAGAAATAGGAAATGTGTAA
- a CDS encoding FecR family protein: MMEEKYDDTFLARWLANDLTDDEKLRFENSAEYQDYLDIIESVDLLEAPSFDKKATWKSIQQTQQTPAPKVRKLQKSWMYAAAAIVLLFVGFSYFNATANATFETSFGEQLMIVLPDGSEATLNAKSILSFNESSWSNDRTVSLQGEAYFKVKKGEKFTVATTSGTVEVLGTEFNVHVHDGIFEVKCHEGKVKVTSKTQEIKTLTQGNAFSSIYGNRASWDFNIDNPTWRDGESNFREMPIKHVIQALQNQYNIQFDFENVDTTQRFTGTFSHKNLKLALRTVFDPMEISYTFKDEKSVILTEAK; this comes from the coding sequence ATGATGGAAGAAAAATATGATGATACGTTTCTAGCAAGATGGCTTGCCAACGATCTCACAGATGATGAAAAACTACGGTTTGAAAATTCTGCTGAGTATCAGGACTATCTTGATATCATAGAAAGTGTTGACCTACTAGAAGCACCTTCTTTTGATAAGAAAGCTACATGGAAATCGATTCAACAAACACAACAAACACCAGCACCCAAAGTGCGCAAACTTCAAAAGTCTTGGATGTATGCGGCTGCGGCAATTGTGCTCTTATTTGTTGGATTCTCTTATTTCAACGCTACTGCAAATGCAACTTTCGAAACCAGTTTTGGTGAACAACTAATGATCGTTTTGCCAGATGGATCTGAAGCAACTCTAAATGCAAAATCAATACTATCGTTCAACGAAAGTTCTTGGAGTAATGACAGAACAGTTTCATTACAAGGAGAAGCATATTTTAAAGTAAAAAAAGGAGAAAAATTCACAGTTGCCACAACTTCGGGAACGGTTGAGGTATTGGGAACAGAATTTAATGTGCATGTACATGATGGTATTTTTGAAGTAAAATGTCATGAAGGAAAAGTAAAAGTGACTTCCAAAACACAAGAAATAAAAACTTTAACACAAGGAAATGCATTTTCTTCCATCTATGGAAATCGTGCTTCTTGGGACTTCAATATTGACAATCCTACGTGGAGAGACGGTGAAAGCAATTTCAGAGAAATGCCGATAAAACACGTCATTCAAGCTCTTCAAAATCAATACAACATACAATTTGACTTCGAAAACGTAGACACTACACAACGTTTTACAGGAACTTTTTCACACAAAAATTTAAAACTTGCATTGCGAACTGTTTTTGATCCTATGGAAATTTCATATACTTTTAAGGACGAAAAATCAGTTATACTTACAGAAGCGAAATAA
- a CDS encoding carboxypeptidase-like regulatory domain-containing protein, with protein sequence MRNTFSVLLLFLTCSLFAQNNGTFSFEKEPLTNVLTAVEKVYDVKFSYKATLAKNKTITLQVKDATLNTVIQRLQKQVPIVFEKVNDRYYIIRSQTQEGKIRICGVLVDAQSEKPIAEASVVNISQKKGTVTNANGKFELFLAIPSDTIEIRFLGYKTQRITAQDLQKTPCETILFEADQYDLGTVLLSNYLTSGINKNTNGAISLSPSKLGILPGLTEPDVLQSIQLLPGIQSPNETASGLFIRGGTPDQNLILWDGIKMYHSGHFFGLISAFNPYVIEEVSVYKSGTETRYGDRISGVIDIQTDTKVPEKLSGGFGFNMTHGDAYLKVPISKNFGVTVSARRAFTDILETFTYNNFSDRVFQNTKITESTEIIENVFSETENNFFFTDYTIKLIGKLSDKDEIMISNLRTKNELDFMSRIELFEETSRDQLSIQNLGFSGFWKRQWNQNFSHTFDIYYSRFDFDYLGTFTGNIVEVTEEDQKSNRIKDVGFSYNTDWILNEKSSIQSGYQFSSNHATFGFSGFTETTESISIYDVGEESINNSHAVFASYKYNDKNEFIVNAGLRMNYFSTTETSYFEPRLYVEKKLNNAFSVNFSGEVKHQAVSQILEFNTLNFGLENQVWAIANGDEFPVLKSRQISTGVVFNKKGWRVDLDGYYKNITGLTSFNRSFGNTSVLETFTEGNSIIYGVDVLIEKQFNNYKTWMGYSYTDNDFEFSRINNGVTFPGNYDIRHYFRWAHSYTVNNFEFSLGWNYRTGTPYTPVTSETQPNGDLFVFIGDTNSTRIPDYHRLDFSGTYTFNFDKKNNWKGKIGFSLLNIYDRQNLLERYYEIRPFLNQNNDVQFRLETVDKFSLGMTPNLLFRVDF encoded by the coding sequence ATGAGAAATACCTTTAGTGTTCTCTTATTGTTCCTTACGTGTTCATTGTTTGCCCAAAACAATGGAACGTTTTCTTTTGAAAAGGAACCACTGACCAATGTATTGACTGCGGTAGAAAAAGTATATGATGTAAAATTTTCATACAAAGCTACACTTGCCAAAAACAAAACCATCACTTTACAGGTAAAAGATGCGACACTCAACACAGTCATTCAACGTTTGCAAAAGCAAGTTCCCATTGTTTTTGAAAAAGTAAACGATCGCTATTACATCATACGAAGTCAAACTCAAGAAGGAAAAATTCGTATTTGCGGCGTTTTAGTAGATGCGCAAAGCGAAAAACCCATCGCAGAAGCTTCTGTGGTAAATATCTCCCAAAAAAAAGGAACAGTTACCAACGCCAATGGTAAGTTTGAATTGTTCTTGGCAATTCCATCAGATACGATTGAAATTCGTTTTTTAGGCTACAAAACACAACGAATTACAGCGCAAGACTTACAAAAAACACCATGTGAAACCATTCTGTTTGAAGCCGATCAGTACGATTTAGGCACAGTTTTACTTAGCAACTATCTCACATCAGGAATTAACAAAAACACCAATGGTGCCATATCGCTATCACCTTCAAAATTAGGCATACTTCCAGGACTTACAGAACCTGATGTATTGCAAAGCATTCAACTATTGCCAGGCATTCAAAGTCCGAACGAAACTGCCTCAGGATTATTTATCCGTGGTGGAACGCCCGATCAAAATCTCATTTTGTGGGATGGTATTAAAATGTATCATTCTGGTCACTTTTTTGGGTTGATATCTGCGTTTAACCCGTATGTTATCGAAGAAGTTTCAGTCTATAAAAGCGGAACAGAAACACGCTATGGCGATCGTATTTCAGGCGTAATTGACATTCAAACAGATACCAAAGTTCCCGAAAAACTATCGGGAGGTTTTGGGTTCAATATGACACATGGAGACGCGTATTTAAAAGTGCCCATTTCTAAAAATTTTGGCGTTACGGTTTCGGCGCGTAGAGCGTTTACAGACATCTTAGAAACGTTTACATATAACAACTTTTCCGATCGTGTTTTTCAGAACACTAAAATTACCGAAAGCACCGAAATCATAGAAAATGTATTCTCAGAAACGGAAAACAACTTTTTCTTTACCGATTACACGATCAAATTGATTGGAAAACTTTCGGACAAAGACGAAATTATGATTAGTAATTTGCGTACGAAAAACGAACTGGATTTTATGTCGCGAATTGAACTTTTTGAAGAAACATCACGCGATCAATTGAGCATTCAAAATTTAGGGTTTAGCGGATTTTGGAAACGACAATGGAACCAAAATTTTTCGCATACGTTTGATATATATTATTCCCGATTCGATTTTGACTATTTAGGAACTTTTACAGGAAATATTGTAGAAGTTACCGAAGAAGACCAAAAAAGCAATCGAATCAAAGACGTTGGCTTTTCATACAATACCGATTGGATATTGAATGAAAAAAGCAGTATTCAATCTGGTTATCAATTCTCTTCCAATCATGCTACGTTTGGCTTTTCGGGCTTTACAGAAACTACGGAAAGTATTTCAATTTATGATGTTGGAGAAGAAAGTATCAACAATTCACACGCAGTATTTGCATCGTACAAATACAACGATAAAAATGAATTTATTGTCAATGCAGGTTTGCGCATGAACTATTTTAGTACCACGGAAACCTCTTATTTTGAACCAAGATTGTACGTAGAAAAAAAGCTAAACAATGCGTTTAGTGTCAATTTTTCGGGTGAAGTAAAACACCAAGCGGTCAGTCAAATATTAGAATTCAATACCTTAAACTTCGGATTGGAAAATCAAGTATGGGCAATTGCCAATGGAGATGAATTTCCCGTATTAAAAAGCAGACAGATTTCTACAGGTGTTGTCTTTAACAAAAAGGGTTGGCGTGTCGATTTGGATGGTTATTACAAAAACATCACAGGATTAACTTCGTTCAACAGAAGCTTTGGGAATACGAGTGTTTTGGAAACCTTTACCGAAGGAAATAGCATCATTTACGGCGTTGATGTATTGATTGAAAAACAGTTCAACAATTACAAAACGTGGATGGGATATTCGTACACAGACAATGATTTTGAATTCTCGCGAATCAACAACGGCGTCACCTTTCCTGGCAATTATGACATTCGCCATTACTTTCGTTGGGCGCATTCGTATACGGTTAATAATTTTGAATTTTCTTTAGGTTGGAATTACCGCACAGGAACGCCATACACGCCCGTAACATCGGAAACGCAACCCAATGGAGACTTATTCGTGTTTATTGGAGATACGAACAGCACGCGCATTCCAGACTATCATCGTTTGGATTTTTCAGGAACGTACACATTCAACTTTGACAAAAAGAACAACTGGAAAGGTAAAATAGGCTTTTCACTGTTAAATATTTACGATCGTCAAAACTTGCTAGAACGCTATTATGAAATACGCCCGTTTCTAAATCAAAATAACGATGTGCAATTTCGCCTAGAAACCGTTGATAAATTCTCGTTAGGCATGACGCCTAATTTATTATTTAGAGTGGATTTTTAG
- a CDS encoding ATP-binding protein — MLFQDILGLTHIKKHLTLSADRGRIPHAQLFVGPEGCGTLPMAIAYAQYVLCSNVDGENSGGNDACNLKLEHLSHPDLHFAFPVAGNHKVKSHPVSKHFLEEWRQFIREQAYGNLFDWYKMLGIDNKQGQIGVDEALDIVKSLTLKSYEGGYKVMIIWMAERMNTAAANKLLKLIEEPPNKTLFILIAEDEEQIINTILSRCQILHFPPLGEQAIKEALIKKLDVSETEATKIAHQANGNYNKAVDLVYQDSEDLMFETWFVTWVRSAFKAKGNKTAIRDLIAWSEEVAKTGRETQKKFLGFCLNLFRQALLHNYTATDLVFFESHTKGFFLEKFAPFVHGNNILDISKELQDAIYHIERNGNAKIVLTDLSIKLTRLLHRKDVPL; from the coding sequence ATGCTTTTCCAAGATATTTTAGGACTTACACATATCAAGAAACATCTCACGCTAAGTGCCGATCGTGGACGCATTCCGCATGCGCAGCTTTTTGTCGGTCCCGAAGGTTGTGGCACACTTCCTATGGCAATTGCCTATGCGCAGTATGTGTTGTGTAGTAATGTAGACGGTGAAAATTCAGGCGGAAACGATGCGTGTAATTTAAAGTTGGAGCATCTTTCGCATCCCGATTTGCATTTTGCGTTTCCTGTGGCGGGAAATCACAAAGTGAAAAGTCATCCAGTATCCAAGCATTTTTTGGAAGAATGGCGACAGTTTATTAGAGAGCAAGCATACGGAAATTTGTTTGATTGGTACAAAATGCTCGGCATTGATAACAAGCAAGGTCAGATTGGCGTGGATGAAGCGCTCGATATTGTAAAATCGCTGACGCTAAAATCGTATGAAGGTGGTTATAAAGTGATGATTATTTGGATGGCGGAACGCATGAATACGGCGGCGGCGAATAAGTTGCTAAAGTTGATAGAAGAACCTCCAAACAAGACACTTTTTATCTTAATTGCTGAAGATGAAGAGCAAATTATCAACACCATTTTATCGCGCTGTCAAATTTTACATTTTCCGCCTTTGGGCGAACAAGCTATTAAAGAAGCACTCATTAAAAAGTTAGATGTTTCGGAAACCGAAGCTACTAAAATTGCGCATCAAGCCAATGGAAATTATAACAAAGCTGTCGATTTGGTGTATCAAGATTCGGAAGATTTGATGTTTGAAACTTGGTTTGTGACGTGGGTTCGTTCTGCTTTTAAAGCCAAAGGAAATAAAACGGCGATTCGCGATTTGATAGCTTGGAGCGAAGAAGTTGCCAAAACTGGGCGTGAAACACAGAAGAAGTTTTTAGGCTTTTGTTTGAATCTTTTTAGACAAGCTTTACTGCACAATTACACCGCAACCGATTTGGTATTTTTTGAATCGCACACCAAAGGGTTTTTCTTAGAAAAATTTGCTCCTTTTGTGCATGGAAATAATATTTTAGATATTTCTAAGGAATTGCAAGACGCCATTTACCACATAGAGCGCAACGGAAATGCTAAAATCGTTTTGACCGATTTGTCTATTAAGTTGACACGACTACTTCACCGAAAAGATGTGCCTTTGTAG
- a CDS encoding dihydroorotase yields MKKYLLVAVIFSFFSSVMFAQSADVKVGDIFVIGKAHNNNYKHINFPKANFIAKKGGIANYESVKGEEVTVTSVDEKKDGSIVVTIKLTSGKAFFNSHKYITVDVEEAIRHKELLKK; encoded by the coding sequence ATGAAAAAATATCTTTTAGTTGCTGTTATTTTTAGTTTTTTCTCAAGTGTTATGTTTGCGCAAAGTGCTGATGTTAAGGTCGGCGATATTTTTGTAATAGGTAAAGCGCATAATAATAATTATAAGCATATCAATTTTCCAAAAGCGAACTTCATTGCAAAAAAAGGAGGCATTGCTAATTACGAAAGTGTTAAAGGTGAAGAAGTTACCGTAACTTCTGTTGATGAAAAGAAAGACGGAAGCATTGTTGTAACGATTAAGCTAACTTCAGGAAAAGCCTTTTTTAATAGTCACAAATACATAACTGTAGATGTGGAGGAAGCAATTCGCCATAAAGAACTCTTGAAAAAGTAA
- a CDS encoding DUF2652 domain-containing protein, with protein sequence MADKALLFIPDISGFTEFVQHTAIQHSRHIISEILELLIDNNITGLQLAEIEGDALFFYRIGDVNIQQVREQVKRMYVAFHTYLKRYEYEKICQCGACSSVYNLSLKFIVHYGDIEFISVKATNKPYGSNVIKVHRLLKNEVPISEYALFTEAVDAKTVQTSESQLQTHYDFGDVTYAYESLSDYKKELPDILPIPDNVPKHHLYSEEATINMPILELYEIISNFDYRLLWAKGINKVEYEKNRVNRVGDKHKCLIDKKAINPKTVTKKSEKNQLVYGESTTEVPFTKKLNVYYVLTPENDQKTRLRIEVFVDFKPFGVLLKRLMKKNFKKVIPKNIKELILLAKSGFNTQEFNA encoded by the coding sequence ATGGCGGACAAAGCGCTTCTTTTTATTCCTGACATTTCCGGATTTACCGAATTTGTACAACATACGGCCATACAACACAGTCGTCATATTATTTCAGAAATATTAGAGTTATTGATTGATAACAATATTACAGGGTTACAATTGGCAGAAATAGAAGGCGATGCGCTATTTTTTTATCGAATTGGCGATGTGAATATTCAGCAAGTCCGAGAACAAGTCAAACGAATGTACGTGGCGTTTCATACGTACTTAAAACGCTATGAATACGAAAAAATTTGCCAATGCGGTGCCTGTTCATCGGTATACAACTTATCATTGAAATTTATTGTGCATTATGGCGATATCGAATTTATTTCTGTAAAAGCGACCAACAAACCGTATGGAAGTAATGTGATCAAAGTGCATCGCTTGCTCAAAAATGAAGTGCCAATTTCAGAATATGCGTTATTCACGGAAGCTGTAGATGCAAAAACGGTGCAAACATCAGAAAGTCAATTGCAAACCCACTACGATTTTGGCGATGTTACGTATGCGTACGAATCGCTGTCTGACTACAAAAAGGAACTTCCCGACATTTTGCCAATTCCAGACAATGTACCAAAACACCATCTGTACAGTGAAGAAGCTACCATCAATATGCCCATTTTAGAACTCTATGAAATCATCAGTAATTTTGACTATCGTTTGTTGTGGGCAAAAGGAATTAACAAAGTCGAATATGAAAAAAATCGTGTCAATCGAGTAGGAGACAAGCACAAATGTTTAATTGACAAAAAAGCAATCAATCCGAAAACTGTCACCAAAAAAAGCGAAAAAAATCAGTTGGTGTATGGCGAATCTACAACGGAAGTTCCATTCACCAAAAAATTGAATGTGTATTACGTTCTAACACCCGAAAATGATCAAAAAACACGACTTCGCATTGAAGTATTTGTCGATTTTAAGCCGTTTGGTGTCTTACTAAAACGTTTGATGAAAAAAAACTTCAAAAAAGTCATTCCCAAAAATATAAAAGAACTTATATTGCTTGCTAAATCAGGATTTAACACACAAGAATTTAACGCTTAA